The segment ATATCGATATTCTATATATCTTGTTGGaatcttctcttctttcttcttctcttcttgaCAAATCTTCTTCTAAGATATATAtccatatatattttacttttgcttatagatttaaattcattattcacacaatttaataagtaataaataagtGTACATAtttcgtatttttttttaataaaaataaattttataaataataaacagtttcatcaaaaaatttcattatttatttttttgaagtttattttaGGAAAACAATTTTATATGGCACTGGTTTTCcaactccattttttttttctttttcaagtaaaatgtaatttttttacttaaaatttgTGACAATTATTTGTTATGATATTCTATATATCTTGTTGGaatcttctcttctttcttcttctcttcttgaCAAATCTTCTTCTAAGATATATATcgatatatattttacttttgcttatagatttaaattcattattcacacaatttaataagtaataaatgagtgtacatattttgtattttctttttaataaaaataaattttacaaataataaacgatttcatcaaaaaatttcattatttatttttttgaagtttattttaGGAAGACAATTTTATATGGCACTGGTTTTCcaactccattttttttctttttcaagtaaaatgtaatttttgtaCTTAAAATTTGTGACAATTATTTGTTACGATGATATGAGGATAGGTCATTAGTAGTACTATATTGATAATTAGTAAGTCGCCCAACAAGTGGTATGTGACAGAATTCATACAGCTCATTGTGACAGTCCCACATTATAGTCCTCAATAACAAGCCTTTTttataatgtaaaaaaataattattcttactaactaatgaaatatgtatatttttataatttatttttaaattgggCAATGAATAAATTCCCAAAATATTCCAGTttaagatataaatatataacagTTTCTCTCCTTTTTATAGGACATATATTAATATTCGAATTTCAATTTTGTTTGCATGCTCCATATGTATCACTCATTCCACTCTCAAGgtaaaaagtcttttttatactatattagtttatatatataaatgaactgcatatattagtcaaaatttgcTCAGAAATTCTTTGACAATAATTTTGCCAGGATCACAAAATGCACACTTTATAAAATGTAAGTTGGAAAAAAGTGTGAAAGGGGTAAATTCTGAGTGCCAGTGAGGTATTGGACCATTTATGGGTGTATCCCTTTTAAAAAAGCAATCACAACAATTATTGGAGGTTAAGTTCAGGGGTTGAAAGTTAAACTAAGAAAAGTATCAATGTCAATTAGTTCAAAGTTTGCCTGGTTGCtcatttaatgaaaaattgtgGATCAAATATCTTTCTTCATTCACGAAAGACACCCGCAACCGTTACTTTTTGAATGTACAAATCCAATGCAACAAGATCAAACCAGAAGGCGTTCCTTGCTTTCACTGGCAAGACCTCCAAGTTCGTCTCCCCAAAGGGTATTCATGGCTCACTTCTCTTAGCATAAGTTTATTTCAAATACTTTTGCAAAGGGGCAAGTATAACAACATTTTTGAGTGAATGTATATTGTATGGCTCGCTTGGAGCAAAATTAAGTTAGGTGTTTGATGTGTATAAAATACAATTCGTAAACCTGGACACAATAGAGGATTTCATGATCCAAGCAACTTCTTCCATCTAGCATATCCTAGAATAACAAGGAAGAGCATTATACAACCTATTGTCATGCATAATACAAAGGGCCAAAATAACCCCTCTGTGTGGTACAAGGTACAAGGTATATTCATGCCAAACCAACCAGCTATCAGAGTCTCCACAGCTACAGCAAATGATGCAATCGTCAGTGTCAACTGCAGCTGAATAAGTTCATTACGCTGATTGTCCAGTTGAATATTGACGTAGTCTTCAGTGTCATCAATGTACTCACGGACCTGCAAATATACAATAACAGGTGGTTGAAGAATCCAGAATCAAATGGGAAAGATCACAGCAAATTAACACAAGGACTACAGAAAGTAAGATGAAAAAGTTCAAGTTGCACTTATACTTGAGAAGAGAGTGTAGAAATTGTTCATGAACTTAATTCATAGTGTTACTAATTGGTAGATACTAGATTACTTCTTTGTTCACTTGCAGAGTCTTCCTtccaaatcaagaaaaaaattgagagaGACAGAGAGAACAGGACATTGCATATTATCTCATCCGACTATAATAGTTGCCCAAGAGAAACCTAACAAAAGAAAAGGAGGGGGGGAATGGAGGCTCTAGATTAACTGAGAGTTGTATATCTGCAGTTGGAATAGCAACGTATTGCACCATAAAAGTAAGAAAGAGATACAGCTATTGTTTgaattcttttctttcttcagtCTCGAAAGCTTTCATTAGCTTACTCTGTTACCGGAATATGCTGCAAAGTGATTGGTTATGGAGACTTGGCTTATGACCGAGAAATGAGGAGAACCCaacttttttctcattttctttataaagaATGAGGCATTAAGGGTACAAGGCATCATTTTATATAAGGATACTGGCatcaatatttatatcattagGGAATCCTAGTTGAAGTGGCAAAAACTGAGTTTCCTTAAAAGTATGAACGCCTGGtttcatttttctcttataTGTGTAACTTTGCAACTGTATTAAAAGTAGAATCATTTCATTACAAggaataatcatatcataatattgTGTGTCTATCATTCATTACTAAAGAGGAAAATGGAAGGATGACAACTGTCAACAGGAAAGAGGAGTGGCAAGTCTGCCATTACCAACATAAGATGCCTCATTAGTAGTTTTTCTTAAGAAGAATGTACTTACAGATAATATCTTGTTCCGAGTGCCTTCCAACTGCATGAAATAGGCCTCGAGTAACATCTCCAGATCTTCCACATCATAGTAATTAAAATGATTGCTCACCAAACTTCCACTTCTGCTTCTAGCTGAATTAAGTCTCCGAAGATTTGGTGCAGCAGGAACAGGGCTATTTGAAACGATAGTTCCCAAAAGAGTCTCAGGTTGCTGGTTCTGAATCCATTTCCTAGTCAAGTACAACTGTGCCATGTCTTCATTGTCATCTAAAAGGTGTTCTATTTCATCTCTAACCTATCATAAGAAAATCTTTACCACTGTCAGCATAAGACAGAATAATCAGGCCACAGACACGTGTCATGGAAGAGAATACTACAATTAAGTTACCCTAAGTAGctcatttgaatattaaacCCTCCAATTTCTGACTCAAACAGAAGAGAATTAAAGTTGGAAAGGCACATTGAATCTCGTCCTAACTGTACAAAACAGAAGGAAGAATACAAAGACCATATCCTGCCTAAGTGATCATGGGGAAAATCCTCTATGCGCAGACAAAGGGAAAAAAGAAACCAACAAAAAGTCGACTTTGTACAGGTCTAGTGTACCATTAGAAAAACTAGCATTCTCCCCAGTACACATCTCAAATCTGGTCCAGCATGAGGCAAACACAATGcactataatttattttatttttttttacgacAAGGGGAACCCGTAGCCGCTATCCTTTGGATGCACACAGGGTGTAAAACCCCGCttctatgcaatagctcgcaaaccacataggagaggtaacccgcaccAGGGCAAGCCTGGTGTGATGAGCTCGACCTAGAAGGCAAACCtcttgctttcgctggcaaggggttttgaacttgagacctccaacatggaagtccgaagctcaaaccactgggccaccccAAAGGGTCACAATACACTATAATTTAACTCATGACTTGAGAAGATTAACTTAAGGGCTATTGAAAATGAATATGGTTTTattgaacaaacaaaaaatgaatacgGCTTGCTCGTGATGTTTAAACTATACAAAATTTGTTCCAATAGTTGTTTACCCAATAAGGGATAACACAATGAGTAAGAAGTGTCCTAGTAGTAAGTCCGCATTCGAGATGATGATAACATGTCCAGAAGTGAAATAAGTTCTCTTCCTGGTCAAACAAATTTCCAAAAGCAAACCATGAACTGTCCAGGCGGGTGGGAAACAATAGCAACAGGAAAAGGAACAGATAAGAATACCTTCTGCACTCTGGCAAGCAATCGGGTAAGATTACTTTTTAAACTTCTCACTTGCTCAAGATTCTTCGTGCTAACATTCATGGCCAGTTCATCCAAAACAGGGTAAGCATCTCTCTCTAGATCCGCTACACTAGAGTCTAAGAATGTGCAAACAACCTCCAGTGCAATTTCAAGCACCTGAAACTCAAATGGTAGCTCAGCCTGCAGACCTTCTACAGCTTCTGGAACAGGTAACCAGTGTCCAGCATTTGGAAAGTGTCCTTCATTGTCATCTTGTTCAGTGCTAGTACCATTAACTTTTAAAAGACTTTTATGAGGAAGTTGTTGCCTCAGTTGATCCACAAATGGAAGAACCTCTTGACGTAGAGGATCAAGCAACAAAACCTCTTCAGCTGTAATTATGGCTCTTATAAACTCCAAATTGACAACCATGGCCTTCTCCCTTGCTGAAGATTAACAGAAAGAAGTTTTTCAGTAatcatatttctttcttttaagtATTCTCTTAGGCACAAGAAAATGGTAGGAGATGCACATGTATTATAGAAAAAACTCCCAACAGCTAAGCTAAACGTAAATGTTTAAGCCTCCAACAGTTGAGATAACGATTAAGCTTCCAACAGTTGAGATAACGATATAGGAAGGTTCAGGTAAGATTCCAAAAACTAGACGTTCAAACTAAAGAGGAATAACAAATGTATAAATCAGTTCCATTATTTGAGTTCCTAGCAAGAGGCTAGAGCATCAGGAATTCAGGATAGAGGAGCACCCGCATGTTACATATTACTCCTTCCGTCCCATTTATAATCCTAGTTTGACTTGTCATGcagaaaaaaagaatcaaaatcagTTTCAAAAAGGATACTCCCAGAAACCAAAAAGAACCACAATCAAATGAATTCAAACTGCATAGGCACTCATTATAAGCAAGATGTAGTACATCAATGATCCTCTTCCCCTGAATGAGGAAATAAGAGTGAGGAAAAAGATTAAACCAAAGACAATCCGTAATACAACTTTCAACATGAATATTTAGCAGAAACCAGAAAGAACCTCGATCGTAGTGAGTTCATTGTGCACTGTAAGTTTTACACACTGACAAACACAGAGCTAATCAGCAATTAACAGGTTCTCTGAATGGCTAAATTTACAACTATTTTTTGGCTGGTGTTGAATTTGCAATTTATGGGTACAGTTCTTTCTAACATACTTAggatatatgaatgaataagaGCTGCCCATACAAGTTTCAGTTTAGATATTGAACAAGAGTTGCAAAATATAGAGTAAAACCCCTCTAAGGACTGGCagttgaatatattttaaacagGTTAACGAAGACACCAAAAAGTCTACCCCTCAAGTTTGGGATAGTAAAATTGTTAACCTTAAATATGATTGTTAAAACAAGTATCGCATCCTCAAATTGTTTCTTCTAAGAGGACATACACTATCTCAAATTGGAATCCACCAACATGCCAAAAACTGAACCTGCAAACTATCTCAAACCCAGTCATCCAACCACCATAAGCACTACCAATTTTGCATAGGATGGAGGAAGGCTAAATACGTGGATCTCCCTCATTTTAGTAAAGAAGCCTCAGAGTCCAACAAAATATTCAATCATGTCATTGAGAAGATTAATTTTCCATGAGGATCCAGATATAAGGAATTTATAGTGTCTTATAGGGGTGTTCGTTCATTGATTACTTCAAATGAATAGGCTACCCTAAAGGAACGCTACACATTGCAGTAATAATTAATGGATTGTTACGGCGACACAGTGTTTTGGATGGCGAGAGGCGACAAGGGCCTGACTCGCCACGTCAGTGCTCGCCTTTTTGAATCCGGCGtcaattaataccaaaaatatttaattgcatatataaATATCCAAAATCTCAATagcaaataacatatattagcaaatatttcaattcaaaaacatAATCCTGACGAGATAAAGAGATTTAGGTTAATGAGTATGGAtaagtcaaatatttttatttttttaaaatgtaggCAGTGGGCAGTGGCTTCAGTTCTTCTTCAGAAATCAGACTTCAcactaaaaaaaacaaaaggacTGAGAGAGTACTAAAAACAGTCGTCGCGAACTCTAATTCCAGTCAAGGTTTCGCGAAGGAGACGTCTCGACATCAAGTTcagaaaaatatcccaaaaaAACCCTTATTTGGCTTTTAATTATTTcagacttttaaaaaaaaagaaaatcaaaatggCGACGCCTATTGCATCGCCAAATCCACGTCACTACTCGCCTTGGCTCGCCTTTTTGACCTCGCCACGCCTCACCGGAAATAGGTGCAGCCTTGTCGCCTCGTCACCTTTGGCAAGAGAGGCTCGCCTTTAAGAGCACTGGGCGACAGTCAGTGAAAGCAAGATGAAGCAAAGTGTTTCTAAAAACAAAAGTGATGGGTCAAATAGCACCAATCATACGAAAGTTTAAAGAAACAATATGAAGCAGAAATGCAGAATGAGACCCATTCAAACAATAAACTTGAAAGGAACGTCTTTCAGCAATCtcgatgaaaaaagaaaagaaagaaggcAGAACATTATATTGCTTAAATGTTTTGATAACAGAATCACACAACAAAGAATATCAAAAGGAACTTCCTCGTTTGTAATGCATGCTAAACAACATAACGAGTTCAATGACAGCTTAAGAATTTAGATTAACATAGGTGCTTCATAAACATGAATTAAAGATGCAAAGAAGATACCAACAAGCAGCTTGTTTCTTTAACACACAACACTATGGTCTAAGCAAAGCAGAATTGTCTAGACATCCGTTTAACTTTCCGTTTATTAGACTAAGCAAACAGTCAGTAGTATATGTAGAGAGATACCCCTATCTATCTCATCTTAAAAGATCAATTTCTTATTATTGAGTATTGGTCCTAAATGAATCCAAATACAACCAAGGACTCATACAACCCCAAGTGTTTGGGGCTGACACACAGTAGTTTTAATAGTAATAGAAAACCAAGTAGATGGTCATGGATTTAGAAGGCACTCTCCTTGAATAAAGCATGAAAGCAGAGCACCAAATGATCATCAAGACCCGCAGCGTGACAGACACTCCAATTCTTCTATTACATGCTTAAATAAGTCTAAATTAACCAATATGGATATTGAAGATTCATATAAATGTCATGATAGGCAAGGAATGGAGATCACAATATTTTTACTAATCAAAAGAATGACCCGACTTAATTATGgattaaaacataattattgttatcattattgatacataaaGATACAAGGGAGTTAAATTACCAAGAATGCTGGAGGAGTGAGAGAAAATGGGGCCAAGAATCCTCAAGTCCCGAGTAGGAATACCAGCACGCTTGATTATAGAGTTCTTATCCCACTCATTCAACTCTGATTGACCCCATCTATCGAATCTCATCCAAAGCCTCGCCCCACCAACCTTCTTCTTAGACGCTTTAACGGTCCCCACCGGTAACGAAATTGAATTCTGGGGTTCCCCATTGTCCACTGGCGGTGTCGGCAACGGCGGCATCCCTTTCTTCCTACGGCGAATAGAGAATTGATTCTTCCCCATCTTACCCAGTTCAATAATAAACCCCTTAAAAGCTCTCGCTCTCCCCCttttagattcttgattcttcCGTAGCTACACAAAACAAAAGATATAGataatgataaacaattatGGGGTTGGGCGATTTAGGCCATGTCCAATTGATTCTTATTCTTAACGAATGAAGGGAACAGATTCTTCTTCCACTGATTCGCCTTCTTCGTCTTCTTCAAGATCTTCCATATACTGAAAGCCCTTTTTTGGGGGAAAAAACGAAAAGGGAGAGTGAGAATTTCAGGCGTGAAGCTTCTTGTTATTGAGGGTTACACAAGAACCCAACTGTAATTGTTATCGTTCACAATTTCcgtctattttatttattattccttcatattattattttatttataatatgtcCCCACATTTAGAAAAGGTGTTGACCTTTCTCTAATTGTTTTATTCACTTACCTTACTACAAataatttcttgtatttttttttaaaaaaaaaattgtcattaataatgaaaacaa is part of the Solanum lycopersicum chromosome 1, SLM_r2.1 genome and harbors:
- the LOC101247864 gene encoding magnesium transporter MRS2-4; the protein is MGKNQFSIRRRKKGMPPLPTPPVDNGEPQNSISLPVGTVKASKKKVGGARLWMRFDRWGQSELNEWDKNSIIKRAGIPTRDLRILGPIFSHSSSILAREKAMVVNLEFIRAIITAEEVLLLDPLRQEVLPFVDQLRQQLPHKSLLKVNGTSTEQDDNEGHFPNAGHWLPVPEAVEGLQAELPFEFQVLEIALEVVCTFLDSSVADLERDAYPVLDELAMNVSTKNLEQVRSLKSNLTRLLARVQKVRDEIEHLLDDNEDMAQLYLTRKWIQNQQPETLLGTIVSNSPVPAAPNLRRLNSARSRSGSLVSNHFNYYDVEDLEMLLEAYFMQLEGTRNKILSVREYIDDTEDYVNIQLDNQRNELIQLQLTLTIASFAVAVETLIAGWFGMNIPCTLYHTEGLFWPFVLCMTIGCIMLFLVILGYARWKKLLGS